A segment of the Prochlorococcus marinus XMU1412 genome:
AAATAGCTTTTCCAAAAAAATAGATAATATTGATCTTACTAATCCAGATAAACCAAAAATAAAAGTGTTCAAACCCTAATATTTGAAAAAGGATTTTGAGTAATTTTTTTTAATTATTGTAGTGTTGATATGGGTTTTGCATTCAAAACAAAATATTTAATAAATAAATATTTTTAGGATTTTCCTCAACAAATTCCTACATATGAGCGCAGTAAGTTCATAATGCACCCAATACTAGTAAAAGATTCCTATTAAGAGATGAGCTTCGGTAACAATCCAAACTTTGATCAATCGAGAGAAATCCTTCCAAGCCAAAACGCCAAAATAGAAGTTATTGGTGTAGGTGGTGGTGGCAGTAATGCAGTCAATAGAATGATAAATAGTGATTTAGATGGTGTTTCATTTAGAGTCCTCAATACCGATGCACAAGCTCTACTACAATCTTCTGCAGAAAGTAGAGTTCAACTTGGACAAAACCTCACTAGAGGTTTAGGTGCAGGTGGGAATCCAAGTATTGGACAAAAAGCAGCCGAAGAATCCAAAGAAGAGCTTCAACAAGCTTTAGAGGGATCTGATTTAGTTTTTATAGCCGCTGGAATGGGTGGAGGAACTGGTACTGGTGCTGCTCCCGTTGTTGCAGAAGTAGCCAAACAAAGTGGGGCGCTTACAGTAGGTATAGTAACCAAACCATTTTCTTTTGAAGGGAAAAGAAGAATGCGTCAAGCAGAGGAGGGGATCGCAAGACTAGCTGAAAACGTTGATACTCTTATAGTTATTCCAAATGACCGATTAAAAGACGTTATAGCAGGAGCTCCTCTTCAAGAAGCATTTAGGAATGCTGATGATGTTCTGAGGATGGGAGTCAAAGGTATTAGTGACATAATTACTTGCCCGGGATTAGTTAATGTTGATTTTGCAGACGTTAGATCAGTTATGACTGAGGCTGGCACTGCACTTCTCGGCATAGGTATAGGTTCAGGAAGATCGAGAGCTATAGAGGCAGCACAGGCAGCAATGAATAGTCCTTTATTAGAAGCAGCAAGAATTGACGGAGCTAAAGGCTGCGTTATAAATATTACTGGAGGCAAAGACATGACTTTAGAAGACATGACTTCTGCATCTGAAATTATTTATGATGTTGTTGATCAAGAAGCGAATATTATTGTTGGTGCGGTAGTCGATGAGGCAATGGAAGGGGAGATACAAGTTACTGTAATTGCTACAGGATTTGAAACAACCCAACCATTAAACCAGCAAAGAATAAAAAACAGATTATCTAATCAACCCTTATATAATTATTCCGAAAATAAAGAATCAGGAGCTAGTATTCCTGAATTTTTGAGATTAAGGCAAAATAAAAAAGATATAGGTTAAAAGGTAAAATAGAGTGACTCGGTTATCTCGCCTGCCTCAAGCATCCCTTGTGGCTGCTACCTTCCGGTCCTGACCAGGTTTAGGCGTTAAAACCGCGAAAGGCCGAGTCAAAATAATACTAGCAATTCTTGATTAAAAAAGATACATAAATTTATTATGTTACCTTCAGACCTTGTTAATTATAAAAAAAAATCTCGCAAAATCATTGCACTAACTGCATGGGACTCCATATCAGGCTCTATTGCAGAACAAGCAAATGTTGATCTCGTACTAGTAGGTGACTCATTAGCAATGGTCTGCTTAGGATACAAATCGACATTGCCAATAACTTTAGAAAACATAATTTATCATACTAATGCTGTTTCAAGAGGATTTAAGAAAAAAATTGAGGAACAACCTCTAGTCGTTTCAGATATGCCTTTTCTGACTTACCAATGCGGTGAGGATAGGGCTGTTGAGTATGCAGGGAAAATCATTCAGAGCACTTATGCAAAAGCTGTAAAAGTGGAAGGAGCTGAACCAGAAATACAAAAAGTTATTTCTAGATTAATAAGAATGGGAATCCCTGTTATGGGTCATATAGGTCTTACACCACAAAGCTATCTAAATATTGGATTAAGAAAACAAGGTGAAAGCTTAGCAAGCCAAGAAAAAATTAAGAAAGAGGCTTCAATTCTTGAAGAATTAGGATGTTTTTCAATAGTTCTTGAACATATTCCTGATTTGCTTGCTAAGGAAATACAAAATTCATTAACAATTCCCACAATAGGTATCGGCGCAGGTAATTATTGCGATGGTCAAGTAAGAGTTACTGCAGATTTGTTAGGCCTCAATGATGATCAACCCCCATTTTGCCAACCAATTATCCAAGGAAAGAAATTATTTAAGGATAAATTAAAAGAATGGGTAGACTCTCAAAGACTTAACTAATAAACCCCATTTTTTCATAAAGTCTAATTCCTTAAGAACATAGTAATTCCAAAGGTTTAGTAGAATATATATTATCTTTTAATCATTTCATTTTCTTCTATTTTTGATATTTAAAAATAAGTTTGTATAGTTTGCAATAACTAATAAAAGCAAAAGGAATGTATTAGTAGTCATTTAAAAAGAGAGTCGTTATAACCTTTAATTTAGATCTACTGTCAATCGATGGATTTTTGTTTCAAAATTTATTTTTTACAAATTACAAAAGATATTTAAGACTATATTCCTTTGTTAGTAAATTGATTTTGAAAAACTCTATTTCTCTAATTCCTTTTCTTTCGTTGATAATTATTGCATTGGGATGTACTAATACAACAGAAGAAAATGAAATGAAAATGCCAATGTTATTTGATAACAGAGAACAGGCAGAAAAAGAAGCAAATAAATTTGGTTGCAAAGGAGCTCATCAAATGGGGAATAAATGGATGCCATGTAGTATGCACAAACATAATCATTAAAACGAGTGTTTATTCTCTCCAATTTATATCAACTAAGAATTATTTTTTTTGCCGAGATTTGCTTCTCCTTTTGTTAAAGAAGTTTTTGAGGGAATTTATTTTATTATCTGTAATTCCCATAAAACAAATGATAGAGATAGTTTTATCTATGACAAAATAGGTATGGTTAATCTTAGTTAATCTCATCCCACCACTTAAACATAGAAACAAGAACTTGATTACTAAGTTCCATACCATCAGGCTCACTTAAAAAGAATCTATTCCCCTTTCTTACTAGTAGTCCACTTTCAAGAAATCTTTCCCATTCTTCAACCAATTTACTGAAGTTGCTTTCAAATTTTTTGTTTTCCCAGTTTTGTTCTTTAAATACTTCTTTAATATCTACACCCTCTTTGAGTCTTAATCCCAACATTATTTTCTCATCAAGTTCTTTATAAACAAACTCCTTATTTGTCAGGGATGAATCTAAAATAATTTCGTCTTGTCTAGTTACCCATTCTTTATATTCTTTACTAACTCTTGGTCGAGTAAACTTTTCCCCCCAAGGTGAACTAGTAGAACCTTGACCAAAACTCCACCAGCCTAAACCGCTCCAATAAACTCTATTATGTCTCGATTGATGTCGCGGAAGGCAATAGTTTGATATTTCATATCTTGAATACCCTGAGTTTTTTAAAATTAAATGGGTTGATTCACTATTTCTAAAAGCCTCTTCATCACTTGGGAGTTTTAATTTTCCTAAATTAACTAATTTTTTAAAAACAGTTCCATTTTCAATATTTAAATCGTAAATAGATAGATGCGGTGGTGAAAATGTTAATGCTTTTTTTAAGTCACCTTGCCATTCTTTAAATCCACTAAGTGGCAAGTTTTGAATTAAATCTAAACTCCAGCTTTTTATTAACCCAGAATCATAAACTCTTTTCAACCATAAACAAGATTTTTCTGCATCTTCTTTCAAATGACGCCTTCCCGACTTTTGAAGTATCTGATTATTAAAACTTTGTACTCCGAGACTAAATCTATTTATCCCAGCATTTATGAATCCAAAAAGATCATCTTGAGTAAAACTAGCTGGATCAACCTCCATAGTGATTTCAGCACCATAGTCAATTCCATAATTTTTTTTAAAAAGATCAATTAATTCTTTGATTTGGGTTGGATCTAAAATTGATGGTGTACCACCCCCTACATAAATTGTCGATAAAGGTGATTTATGCTCAATTGACAATATTTCTTTATATAAAAATTGCAAATACTCTTGAACAGTTTTGCTTCCATAACCTTTTAAAGTTTCAACATTGTTTCCTAATGGAATAACTGCAAAATCACAATAAAAACACCTTCTGTGGCAAAAAGGAATGTGCACATAAGCACTTCTTGGAAACTTATTCATAATCTAAATTCATTTTTAAGCTTCAAAAAAGTATTAAGGATCGAAAAAAATAAAGTCCTTATTTACTCAATTAATAAATCCTAGTAGATTATAGATATGACAGATATCTTAGTATTAATTTTATTTGTATTGTCTGGAGCTGCCTCAGGCTGGCTTGGTGTTGATTTATTGCCAGTAGACATTCTCAAACAGATATCTAATGTAGAAGGTTTTAGAATTGTTTTAGCAATAATTGGTTTTTTTGTAGGATTAGCAGCTGGTTTTGTATTTCTTCAACTTAGAAAGACGTTTCTTAATCAAATAAGAACAATGCCTACAGACTTACTAATAAGTAGGTCCGTTGGATTAATTTTAGGATTACTAGTTGCGAATCTCCTACTTGCTCCAATACTATTAATCCCCTTCCCTAGAGAGGTTTTTTTCGCAAAACCTTTAGCAGCCGTATTAAGCAACATTTTCTTTGGTGTGCTTGGTTATAAGTTGGCAGATACCCATGGAAGGACATTATTGAGATTATTCAACCCAAATAATACTGATGCATATCTAGTCAATGAAGGAATCCTCCCTGCCGCAAGTCCAAAAATTCTAGATACTAGCGTAATTATTGATGGAAGAATCAATGGCCTATTAAGTTGCGGCTTACTAGAAGGGCAATTAATTGTTGCTCAAAGTGTAATTGATGAATTACAAACTTTAGCTGACTCAAGCAGTAATGAAAAAAGGTCGAAGGGTAGAAGAGGTCTCAAGTTATTAAAAGAATTAAGAGATTTATATGGGAGAAGACTTGTAATAAACCCAACAAAGTATGAAGGTAATGGGGTAGATGAAAAACTCTTGAAAATTACTGAGGATATGACAGGAACTTTAATTACGGCTGATTATAATCTTTCTCAGATTGCTGAAGTTAAAGAATTAAAAGTTATGAATTTGAGTGATTTGGTTATTGCTTTAAGGCCAGAAGTACAACCAGGAGAATCACTTAATATAAAAATCGTGAGAGAAGGTAAAGAAAAAATGCAAGGTATTGGATATTTAGATGACGGCACAATGGTTGTAATTGATGAGGCAAAGAATTTTGTGGGAAGCAGATTAGACATTGTTATCACAGGAGCATTACAAACTCCCACTGGAAGAATGGTCTTTGGAAAACTAATAAATAATCCTGAGTCAAACAAATCTTTTAAATCACCAGCGACACAGGGCTAAATCTAGCTAGAATCAGTTCAATCTTAATTTTGTGATACAAATGACTGTATCTGCTCCTTATTACGGCGAAAACACCGTTATGAGGACCCCACCACCCGATCTCCCCTCTCTTTTGCTGAAAGAGCGAATTGTTTATCTTGGTTTACCATTATTCTCAGATGATGATGCAAAAAGACAACTAGGGATGGATGTTACTGAGTTAATCATTGCTCAACTTCTTTATCTAGAGTTTGAGGATCAAGAAAAACCAATCTATTTCTATATCAATTCAACTGGGACAAGTTGGTACACCGGTGACGCAGTTGGTTTTGAAACAGAAGCTTTCGCTATCTGCGATACAATAAGCTACATTAAGCCCCCAGTACACACAATATGTATCGGACAAGCAATGGGCACTGCTGCAGTTATTCTCTCGTCTGGCACTAAGGGTCAAAGAGCCGCTCTTCCACATGCTTCCATTGTTTTGCATCAACCTATAAGCGGAGCAAGAGGTCAGGCAACTGATATCCAAATAAGAGCTGAGGAAGTTTTGAAAAACAAAAAATCAATGCTGGAGATTTTATCACGTAATACTGGAAAGACTATTGAAGAACTCTCAAAAGACTCTGACAGGATGAGTTATCTCAACCCCCAAGAAGCACTAGATTATGGAGTTATCGATAGAATACTCACAAGTCAAAAAGATTTACCAAGTAAAATTTAACACTCACAAAACTATTTTAAAATCATGCCAATAGGAACTCCAAGTGTGCCTTACAGACTTCCCGGAAGTCAATACGAAAGATGGGTTGACATATATACAAGACTAGGTGTTGAAAGAATTCTTTTTCTTGGACAAGAAGTGAATGATGGTATTGCTAATAGCCTTGTTGCACAAATGCTTTATTTAGATTCTGATGATAATTCCAAACCTATCTATCTTTATATAAATAGCCCAGGAGGATCAGTAACTGCTGGCTTGGCTATATATGACACTATTAAATACGTAAAAAGTGATGTAGTAACCATCTGCGTAGGCCTCGCAGCCTCCATGGGAGCGTTCCTATTAGCCGCTGGGACAAAAGGCAAAAGAGTTGCTTTGCCTCATAGCAGAATAATGATTCATCAACCCTTGGGAGGGACATCTCAACGTCAAGCAAGTGATATTGAAATAGAAGCTAAGGAAATTTTAAGAATTAAAGATATGTTAAATATGTCTATGGCAGATATGACAGGCCAATCATTTGAGAAAATTGAAAAGGATACTGATAGAGATTATTTTCTAAGTGCGGAAGAAGCAAAAAATTATGGCTTAATCGATAGAGTTATATCACATCCAAGCGAAGCAAATCAGTCTTAAATTTTCTAAATTAATATTTTAATTTTAATTTTTAAATTAATAATTTTTTTGGTTTATTTACACCTTAATGTCTAAAATAATAACTATCTAATGCAAAGAAGCTACAACTAATGACCCAACTCTTTTACGACACCGATGCAGATCTAAGTCTTTTAAATAATAAAACAATAGCGATTATTGGATATGGTTCACAAGGTCATGCACATGCCCTTAACCTTAAAGATAGCGGTATGGATGTAATTGTTGGATTATATAAAGGAAGTAAGTCTGAAAGCAAAGCTATTAGCGATGGTCTACAAGTATTTAGTGTTTCTGAAGCTTGCGAAAAAGCAGACTGGATTATGATTCTCCTCCCAGATGAGTTTCAGAAAGATGTTTACCTTAAAGAAATAGAACCAAACTTAAAAGAAGGAAAGATATTAAGCTTTGCTCATGGCTTCAATATAAGATTCGGACTTATCAAACCTCCTAGTTTTGTGGATGTTGTAATGATTGCTCCAAAAGGACCAGGACACACTGTTCGTTGGGAATATCAGAATGGTCAAGGAGTTCCAGCGTTGTTTGCAGTAGAGCAGGATTCTTCCGGAAGTGCAAGATCATTGGCTATGGCTTACGCTAAAGGGATTGGCGGAACGAGAGCAGGAATTCTTGAAACAAACTTCAAAGAAGAGACAGAAACTGATTTATTTGGCGAACAAGCAGTTTTGTGCGGAGGATTATCAGAACTCGTCAAATCAGGCTTCGAAACTCTTGTAGAGGCAGGATATCAGCCCGAACTTGCTTACTTCGAATGCTTACATGAAGTTAAACTTATTGTTGATTTAATGGTGAAGGGAGGCTTATCTCAAATGAGAGATTCTATTTCAAATACTGCAGAATATGGGGATTATGTAAGTGGTAAAAGACTTATCAATAATGATACAAAGAAAGAAATGCAAAAAATTCTAAAGGATATTCAAGATGGAACTTTCGCTAAGAATTTTGTGGAAGAATGCGATAAAAACAAACCCTTAATGACAAAATTAAGAGAAGAAAACTCAAAACATGAAATTGAGAAAGTGGGTAAAGGTCTGCGCTCGATGTTCAGTTGGCTGAAATAAATTTATTTTTAATATTTCTTGGATCGATTGGTTTTGATTTATTGATCGGCGATCCAAGATTTTTAATCCACCCTGTTCAAGTAATTGGCTTTTACATAAAAAAAATATCTGATTACCTAATAAATAATTTTGGAGAAAATAAAAAAATATTGTTTTGGGGTGGTTTCTTCGTAGCTATATCCACTATTGGAATGAGTTTTGGTTTAGGAAAATTGATAGAACTAAGTTATGTGCAATCAAGAAATCATTTTTTTGTTGGATTGTTAATTTTTTTTGGACTTTCAAGTTGTATTGCGACAAAGGGACTAATTTCAAGTGTAAAAGAGATTGCAGAGCTTATAGAACGCAAGGAAATTAATAATCAAAATAAGAAAATAATCAAAGAGAAGGTACAAAGAATAGTAAGTAGGGATGTAAGGTCATCTTCTCTAAAACATCTCTTGAGATCAAGTACCGAAAGCCTTACCGAAAATTCTGTTGATGGAATATTTGGACCATTATTTTGGATTTTTATTGGAATTATTTTTATGAATTTTTCAATTTTTCTACCAGGACCTTTGTCACTTGGTTTTTCTTATAAAGCCATAAGTACTTTAGATTCAATGATAGGTTACAAATATGATTATTTTAAATATTTGGGTTTTTTCAGTGCAAAAATAGAAGATATTTTTACATTTGTTCCTTCAAGATTAGTTTTAATCACTTTACCTTTAGTTAGCTCCAAAGTTAACGAGTATGTATCAATCATAAAAAAAAGTTATCTTGATGGTAAAAAATATGATTCGCCTAATGCTGGGATTTCAGAAGCTATATATGCCTATATTTCTGGTATTAAATTGGGTGGTAAAAGTAAATATAAAAATGAAATTATTAAAAAGCCCATAATTAATGAGACTGGAGATAATTGCACTGAAGAAAAAATCAAATTAATTTGTAAACTAATTACGAGATTACAATTTTTATGGATAATAATTTTTACCTTAATTTTTTTTATAATATCGAGTTTAATTTAATAATAAATTAGTTTAAAAATTATTAGAATAAATCTAAAATCAATGCAAGAAAACGGCTCTTCAATGGAAAATCAAAATGATGCTATTAGTAATACATCATCAAGTGATAATGAATACTCAAAATGGGTAGACAATCAGGGGGATGAAGTTAAGAATGTTTTTGGATTCAATAGCAGTGCTGAGCTTGTGAATGGTAGAGCAGCTATGATTGGATTCTTAATGCTCATATTAACTGAGTTGGTTTTAAGCGGCAGGCCTGTGACTTCTTCAATTTTTGGTATCAATTAAAAATGGAAGAAAAAAAATCTAATCCAATAAAAGCAATCCTATACATATCTTTATGGGTAATAATTTGGGGAACATTAGGCTCTTTAATTGATTATCCTCTTTATAAAAATAAAATTTACTTAGAAGGAAGCATATATCAGTATCTTACTTTCACAATTACAGCGATAATATCAATAATAAGTGCAAAGTTTTTTTATAAAAAATTTGATTTATAAAAATTTGTACCTAAATTTTTTAATAATTTTAGCTGGTTCTTTTTTGTCATTTGACTCGTAAAGTATCCACTGATGTGTCTCAGTATCATGATCACAACCATAATTTCCAGATATGTTATTGTAATTTGAAAGATATGAATGACAATTTTGGTCAGCCTCAAAAGCAGAGTCATAACTTGTTAGGAAATATATCAAAAACAGAAGGATTACTAACAAAAGAAATGATTGAAAAACTAAATTTACTACCTTCATAAGAATTTCTAAAATTTAAATATATCATTTTAAAAATTTTTTCGATCTAAAAATATTTAACGACCAACATTAAAAACAAAGTCACGGAATTCTTGATTCTTTAAATAAAAGATAACTAGCAATATTAAAATCAAATTTAAACCTAATACTATTGATCCAAAGATATTTATTTGTTTTTTACCTGGCAAAGTGTACGTAAATTTCTTGCCCTTAAGAAAAGCTGCTAAGCCTTTTTTTTCTTTTTTTGATTCCTTTATTACAGCATCATTTTTAACTTCATTATCAGAGAAACCTTTTACCATTAAAACTTAAAATCCAAATTTATAATATTCCAAAAAAATAAAATTTTTTAATAATTAACAATTTTTAATCACATATGGGATCGTAAATGAAATTTTTTCATTTGAGAAATTTTTTAAAAAATAAACTTCAATAATTGCTGACTGCAGCCCCAATAAACTTGATTGACATTTGAACCTATTTTGGTCAAATACAAATAGTTGAAGTTTTTCTATTTCAGAAACCAACTCGTTACAAACTTGGGCTTGAGAATCTTTAGTACAATAGCCTGCTTCTTTTAAAATCTTGGATTTTGTTGGTATTGTTTCTGCTATGGCAAAATTAGATAAAAACAAAAATTTTAGTAAAAAAAAAGTTAAATATTTCATTACTTCTTAAGACTTCAAAATTTGAGATACCTTGTTAATAGATTGGTCATTTAGCTATTTTCATTTTACAGAAATTAAAAAAAAAGATGCTCTAAAAGAGCACCTTGACATTAAAAGAAGAAATAGATTAAAAAGATTACCCTTGAACTCTATCCTTAAAAAGTTTACCTGCAGAAAATGTTGGAACTCTTTTAGCAGGTATTGCTATTTTTTCGCCTGTCTTAGGGTTTAATCCCTGTCTTGCAGAACGATCTCTTGGCTCGAATGAACCAAATCCTAGTAAGGAGACTTTTTTGCCTTCCACTACTGAATCAACAATAGTTTCAATAGCTGCATCAACAACTAAAGAAACATCAGTTTTTGTGAGCTCTGTACGAGCAGCAACAAGGTTTACTAAATCAGCTTTGTTCATTGAATTGTTTATAAAGCAGAGATTTAAAGACAAGTGTTTTAAGCAAGCCTAAAAACCTCGAACTTGCATATCATATGGAGCAAATACAAATACGGCAACCGAAAATGCCGGCGGCGCAAAGCTTTATACAAATATTAGGGACATTTTTAGCTACAGGATTTATTTTTATAACCTCACTTTTTTCGTATATAAAATTATCCTCTTTAAATATAAATCAGCTAAAACCATTGGCAGCACTTGATTTATCCTTGAAGAATCCAACTTTATTTATCAGAAAAGAAATGTCAAAGATAAGTAAATTTAAGAATTTGAGCAATTATATTATATTTTATTAATTTTCAGATATATTTCCTTCTCATCACATGAAAAAAATAATTTGTATTTTGAAATCAAGAAAAATCTGGTTTTCTCACAATTAAGCTTTCTCGCTAAATCTTTTTATGCATTAAGAAGATGGATAGTCAAATTGTAATTAATTTGGAAATTAATAATCTCAAAATCTAATAAAGTTGATTAGTGAAACATTAAATTTTAGTTTTTTTCTTAATTTTGTATCTATTATTCTAATATCAGTAATTTGAATAAATTATCTCAATATTTAATTAATCAATGATAAAGAGAAAGTGAATCATATCAATAAAGGTAACCCATTTCCCTTAGGAAGTTCTTTAACTTCACAAGGGGTTAATTTTTCCCTAGTAGCCACAAATGCAGAATATGTAGAAATCTTGTTGTTTGAGACAGAGGACTCTATTTCCCCAAAAAGTATATTGAAACTAGATCAGAATCATAATACAGGTCCCTACTGGCATGCGGAGGTAAAAAATCTAAAAGAAGGTTGTATTTATGCTTTTAGAGTAAAACAAAAAAATAATTCGATCAACAATAACTATGAAAAAAAAGTACTAATCGATCCATGTTCAAGGGGTATAACTGGGTGGGGAAGTTATAAAAGAGAAAATGCATTAAAAACGCAAGAAAATACTAATTCTTGTCTTAAAAGCGTTGTTTGCGATAGAAAAATATTTAATTTTAAAGACTATCCAAGACCGAAACATTCTTGGGAAGAAACAATTATTTATGAACTCCATATCAAATCCTTCACTGAATCAACTGATAGAACTGAAAGTTGT
Coding sequences within it:
- the ftsZ gene encoding cell division protein FtsZ — its product is MSFGNNPNFDQSREILPSQNAKIEVIGVGGGGSNAVNRMINSDLDGVSFRVLNTDAQALLQSSAESRVQLGQNLTRGLGAGGNPSIGQKAAEESKEELQQALEGSDLVFIAAGMGGGTGTGAAPVVAEVAKQSGALTVGIVTKPFSFEGKRRMRQAEEGIARLAENVDTLIVIPNDRLKDVIAGAPLQEAFRNADDVLRMGVKGISDIITCPGLVNVDFADVRSVMTEAGTALLGIGIGSGRSRAIEAAQAAMNSPLLEAARIDGAKGCVINITGGKDMTLEDMTSASEIIYDVVDQEANIIVGAVVDEAMEGEIQVTVIATGFETTQPLNQQRIKNRLSNQPLYNYSENKESGASIPEFLRLRQNKKDIG
- the panB gene encoding 3-methyl-2-oxobutanoate hydroxymethyltransferase, which gives rise to MLPSDLVNYKKKSRKIIALTAWDSISGSIAEQANVDLVLVGDSLAMVCLGYKSTLPITLENIIYHTNAVSRGFKKKIEEQPLVVSDMPFLTYQCGEDRAVEYAGKIIQSTYAKAVKVEGAEPEIQKVISRLIRMGIPVMGHIGLTPQSYLNIGLRKQGESLASQEKIKKEASILEELGCFSIVLEHIPDLLAKEIQNSLTIPTIGIGAGNYCDGQVRVTADLLGLNDDQPPFCQPIIQGKKLFKDKLKEWVDSQRLN
- a CDS encoding DUF3721 domain-containing protein, producing MKNSISLIPFLSLIIIALGCTNTTEENEMKMPMLFDNREQAEKEANKFGCKGAHQMGNKWMPCSMHKHNH
- the hemW gene encoding radical SAM family heme chaperone HemW yields the protein MNKFPRSAYVHIPFCHRRCFYCDFAVIPLGNNVETLKGYGSKTVQEYLQFLYKEILSIEHKSPLSTIYVGGGTPSILDPTQIKELIDLFKKNYGIDYGAEITMEVDPASFTQDDLFGFINAGINRFSLGVQSFNNQILQKSGRRHLKEDAEKSCLWLKRVYDSGLIKSWSLDLIQNLPLSGFKEWQGDLKKALTFSPPHLSIYDLNIENGTVFKKLVNLGKLKLPSDEEAFRNSESTHLILKNSGYSRYEISNYCLPRHQSRHNRVYWSGLGWWSFGQGSTSSPWGEKFTRPRVSKEYKEWVTRQDEIILDSSLTNKEFVYKELDEKIMLGLRLKEGVDIKEVFKEQNWENKKFESNFSKLVEEWERFLESGLLVRKGNRFFLSEPDGMELSNQVLVSMFKWWDEIN
- a CDS encoding PIN/TRAM domain-containing protein, translating into MTDILVLILFVLSGAASGWLGVDLLPVDILKQISNVEGFRIVLAIIGFFVGLAAGFVFLQLRKTFLNQIRTMPTDLLISRSVGLILGLLVANLLLAPILLIPFPREVFFAKPLAAVLSNIFFGVLGYKLADTHGRTLLRLFNPNNTDAYLVNEGILPAASPKILDTSVIIDGRINGLLSCGLLEGQLIVAQSVIDELQTLADSSSNEKRSKGRRGLKLLKELRDLYGRRLVINPTKYEGNGVDEKLLKITEDMTGTLITADYNLSQIAEVKELKVMNLSDLVIALRPEVQPGESLNIKIVREGKEKMQGIGYLDDGTMVVIDEAKNFVGSRLDIVITGALQTPTGRMVFGKLINNPESNKSFKSPATQG
- a CDS encoding ATP-dependent Clp protease proteolytic subunit, coding for MTVSAPYYGENTVMRTPPPDLPSLLLKERIVYLGLPLFSDDDAKRQLGMDVTELIIAQLLYLEFEDQEKPIYFYINSTGTSWYTGDAVGFETEAFAICDTISYIKPPVHTICIGQAMGTAAVILSSGTKGQRAALPHASIVLHQPISGARGQATDIQIRAEEVLKNKKSMLEILSRNTGKTIEELSKDSDRMSYLNPQEALDYGVIDRILTSQKDLPSKI
- a CDS encoding ATP-dependent Clp protease proteolytic subunit, with amino-acid sequence MPIGTPSVPYRLPGSQYERWVDIYTRLGVERILFLGQEVNDGIANSLVAQMLYLDSDDNSKPIYLYINSPGGSVTAGLAIYDTIKYVKSDVVTICVGLAASMGAFLLAAGTKGKRVALPHSRIMIHQPLGGTSQRQASDIEIEAKEILRIKDMLNMSMADMTGQSFEKIEKDTDRDYFLSAEEAKNYGLIDRVISHPSEANQS
- the ilvC gene encoding ketol-acid reductoisomerase — translated: MTQLFYDTDADLSLLNNKTIAIIGYGSQGHAHALNLKDSGMDVIVGLYKGSKSESKAISDGLQVFSVSEACEKADWIMILLPDEFQKDVYLKEIEPNLKEGKILSFAHGFNIRFGLIKPPSFVDVVMIAPKGPGHTVRWEYQNGQGVPALFAVEQDSSGSARSLAMAYAKGIGGTRAGILETNFKEETETDLFGEQAVLCGGLSELVKSGFETLVEAGYQPELAYFECLHEVKLIVDLMVKGGLSQMRDSISNTAEYGDYVSGKRLINNDTKKEMQKILKDIQDGTFAKNFVEECDKNKPLMTKLREENSKHEIEKVGKGLRSMFSWLK
- the cbiB gene encoding adenosylcobinamide-phosphate synthase CbiB; the encoded protein is MAEINLFLIFLGSIGFDLLIGDPRFLIHPVQVIGFYIKKISDYLINNFGENKKILFWGGFFVAISTIGMSFGLGKLIELSYVQSRNHFFVGLLIFFGLSSCIATKGLISSVKEIAELIERKEINNQNKKIIKEKVQRIVSRDVRSSSLKHLLRSSTESLTENSVDGIFGPLFWIFIGIIFMNFSIFLPGPLSLGFSYKAISTLDSMIGYKYDYFKYLGFFSAKIEDIFTFVPSRLVLITLPLVSSKVNEYVSIIKKSYLDGKKYDSPNAGISEAIYAYISGIKLGGKSKYKNEIIKKPIINETGDNCTEEKIKLICKLITRLQFLWIIIFTLIFFIISSLI
- a CDS encoding chlorophyll a/b-binding protein, giving the protein MQENGSSMENQNDAISNTSSSDNEYSKWVDNQGDEVKNVFGFNSSAELVNGRAAMIGFLMLILTELVLSGRPVTSSIFGIN
- a CDS encoding HU family DNA-binding protein; the encoded protein is MNKADLVNLVAARTELTKTDVSLVVDAAIETIVDSVVEGKKVSLLGFGSFEPRDRSARQGLNPKTGEKIAIPAKRVPTFSAGKLFKDRVQG